From the Paenibacillus sp. R14(2021) genome, the window CCGCGAATACGCGAACGCGACTTTACAGCTTGGAATTGTTAAAGCACCTCAGCCCGACGGACCGTTTGAACGACTGAGTGATTCACCGATATTCCAGTTTGACAACGAGGATTTCCACGTTGAGGATCCTTATCTGTGGTTTGAGGATGGTTCGTTTCATGTTCTGATGAAAGACGATTATAAAAATGACAGCGGAGGACTTACCGGAGAATGGGGATCTGGGGTATACGCCACAAGCAAGGATTGTATCCATTGGGATGTGCACCCTGATCCATTGTCATATACGCGCAATGTTTCGTGGGATGATGGGACAATAGGCCAACAATGCAATTTGGAGAGACCTAATCTATTATTCCATGATGGGAAGCCAACACACCTGTTTCTCGCAACAGGAAATGGCAATAAACCATGGGAATTTGATGGTGTAACATGGAACATGGTTATTCCGTTAAAGTGAAAATAAAGCACAAAGCATGTAATTACAATAAAGTTATTTCCGCTTTTTGACTCTAATGTTGCCTGGCTTTATCTCTTTAGCCCCTTTGTACTTATTAATGTCTCGGGGCTTGCTTTTTGCAACTCCTCTTCCCTATAAATAAACGGTCGTTTGCTCCGAAGATGAAGAGAGTAGCTTTCTACTTCAAGACTAATAACATTTGAGGAGCTTACCATATGGCAGCTCCTCTTTTATTGGGCATTATCCTAGAGTGAAATTATAGAGGATAACAAATTATGGTGTTAAACTTCGTTTTCTCATCAGCAATGTTCACATAGACATGCGGCTGATCCGCGGAAAAATGGATGGCGTCCCCAGCCTTTAATGCGTATGCATCATCCTGGATACGGAGTTGAAGCTCACCGCTGATCATCAATATATATTCCTCGACGCCTTCATAATGGGCTTCTGAGGCATATGTACATCCGACATCAATCTCAACGGTATAAATCTCAAACTGCTTTTTCTGTTCAAAGGGAACGATGGGAAACGCCCGATAATTTCCATCTGCTTCTAAGAAGGGTTCAATCTCATCGAGACGGATATGGGTTACCTTTGGGACATTATCCTCAATTAGCGAAGTAAAGGAAATATGAAGTCCATTCACGATTTTCCAAAGAATCGAAATGGTGGGATTTGAGTCGCCGCGCTCTATTTGCCCGAGCATCGCTTTGCTGACGCCTGTCAGCTCTGCGACCTGATCCAGGCTGAGGGATCTGGCTTTACGAATATTTTGAAGGTTCTTTCCGATTTTTTTATGAATTTGTTCCTGAGCCATGGATTTTCTCCTCTTTTAAAGTACATCAAGTATAAAGCAAATTTAGCATAGCTTCAAAATATTTTCAAATACATATGTACAATATCAAATCCATATGTATAATATATTGTATACGTTATAACGCACAAAAGGGTATTATATAAACCGTCTTGCTGATAAGGAGGTATGTATAGATGAAAGGAACAATGATCGGTTTAGTTAAAGAGGTGCGGGCACCGGGAGCCGTTTTACGGGAAATACCGATTCCACTGTGTGGTCCAGACGAGGTGCTTGTAAAGGTAAAAGCAACCTCCATTTGTGGGACTGATGTCCATATCTACAAATGGGATAAATGGGCGGAAAGCGTCGTCGTTACGCCGAATGTATTTGGACATGAATTCGCTGGTGTGGTCGAAGAGATTGGCAATCAAGTGACCAATGTGAAAATTGGAGATCACGTATCCGCAGAAGGACATATGGTTTGTGGAGTTTGTAAGGCTTGTCGGACAGGTAACGCGCACGTATGCCCGAATACTGTAAGCTTCGGTATCACTGCGCCTGGCTGCTTTACGGAATATGCAGTCGTTAAGGCGTCGAATGTCATTATCAATAAACGAGACATGCCTTTTGAGCTCGCTTGTCTGCAGGATCCTCTCGGAAATGCTGTACAGACGGTTTTGGCAGGCGACATCGTGGGGAAATCCGTCGTGATTATCGGGACAGGGCCGATTGGTTTAATGGCAGTTGCCGTTGCCAAAGCGAGTGGGGCAGGGGGAGTGATAGCTGTGGATGTGAATGCGTATCGGTTGTCGCTTGCGAAGCAAATGGGCGCAGACTATACCATCAACAGCCGAGAAGAATCCATGGTCGATGCGATTCGCTCCTACACGAGAGGCGAAGGGGCTGAAGTCGTGCTAGAAATGTCAGGCTACCCCGATGCCATTCGCGACGGGTTTGAGGCTTCAGCTTCAGCTGCCCGCGTATCGTTACTTGGTATCCCTACGCAGGAGGTGGCTATTGATTTATCGCGGCATATAATTTTCAAAGGCTTACGAGTGGAAGGGATTACGGGACGACGTATGTATCAGACCTGGTATCAATTGAAAGGCTTATTAGATCAAGATCGTATCGATTTGAAACCGCTAATTACCCATACCTTCTCGCTAAAAGATTATGAAAAAGCATTTGAACTGATGATATCCGGGCAATGTGGAAAAATCGTTTTTTTACATGACACAGATGAGGCATTGTCAACATTAAAGGAGTGTGTGATCCATGGCTAATTGGAATACATTAGTGCAGGAATTGGAGCAATTGAAAAAGGAAGGGCGCTATCGTCCTCTAACCGTGTGGGAAAGCGGTTCAAATGCATGGATGACATTGAAGGGACGCTCTGTTCTGCAAATGTCGTCTAACAATTATTTGGGGCTCACGGATCATCCCGGAATGAAAAAAGCGGCCATCCAGGCTGTAGATAAATATGGAGTTGGTAGCGGTTCCGTTCGCACCATTACAGGGACGCTTGATATTCAGCATCAACTTGAGCTTGAGCTTGCGCAATTTAAGGGAACTGAAGCAGCCCTTGTGTTTCAATCAGGCTTTACTGCCAATCAAGGCATTCTAGGATCGCTGCTTGGACCTGAGGATGTCGTCATTAGTGACGAGTTGAATCACGCAAGTATAATTGACGGAATTCGATTGACGAAAGCGCAGCGGAAGGTTTTTGCTCATAAAAACATGGATCAGTTGGAAGCAGCCTTACAAGCTAGCGCTGGGTTTCAGAAGCGTATTGTTGTGACAGACGGTGTATTCAGCATGGATGGCGACATAGCACCGCTGCCGACCATAGTAGAGCTTGCTGAGAAATACGATGCGTTTGTGTACGTAGATGATGCCCATGCGAGCGGAGTGCTCGGTAAGAACGGGAAAGGTTCGACGGACCATTTCGGCCTGCATGGACGTGTACACATCCAGATCGGCACTCTTTCGAAGGCAATTGGCGCTGTCGGGGGCTACGTGGCTTGTGATCAAGTTCTTAAAGATTACCTTATCCATAAAGCGCGTCCTTTTTTGTTCAGCACCTCCCATACGCCTGCGGTAACAGCTACTTGCCTTGCGGCCATTCAAGTGCTGCAGCAAAGTGGAGACCTCATCGCAAAACTTTGGGAAAATGCAACGTACTTTCGTTCAAAAGTACAAGCGCTTGGGTTTGATACCGGTATGAGTGAGACACCGATAATACCAATTATCGTAGGGAATCCTGCGATGACGATGCAATTCTCTGATTTGCTGCTGCAGGAAGGCGTCTTTGCTCAAGGGATTGTCTATCCGACCGTGGCGATGGATAAAGGACGTGTACGCTTTATTATTACAGCTCAGCATACACGAGAGGATCTTGATTTTGCGCTGAATGCGTTACATCATGCTGGAAAACAACTCAATCTTATTTAGTAGTCCATGCTGCTCATTCTCATTCTATATCCATGCTTACAGAAATATTTCATGCTCGGCTCGTGAAAGAATTACAAATAGCTGATAGGGGATGGTTGAATTAATGAGTTGGGATTTAATCAGTATCTTTGTTTTTGAATTTCTATTTGTAACTGTAATGACATTTAGATGGATTATTCTCGTAAAGGGCAGTAAGTACCTGTCAGCGGCAATTTGTATTTTAGAGCAATCCTTAAATATCGTTGCTCTCAGCATGGTGGTAACTCAATTTGACGATCCTCTGAGGATCATTGTCTTCGCATTGGGGTATGCAATCGGATCCATAGCCGGTAGTGTGATTGAGGAACGACTCGCATTAGGATACACTCAACTTCAAATCATCACATCAATTTCTACAAATTTAGCTCAAAAACTTCGTGATCTTGGTGGTATCGGGGTTACTGAATGGACGGTTCTGGGCAAGGAACAAGAACGGTTAATGCTGATGATTGTCATTCGCCGTAAGTGGGCGGTGCGTCTGCTTGACAAGATTCAAGAAATAGACCCGGAAGCATTTATCGTGGAGATGGCGCCGCAAGCGTATCGTGGAGGGTATATGCCACAACAGCTAAAATCCAGATTTTTTTGAATACAAAACATTACAAAACACTTAAATGAATAGTTTTAGAAAACTTTAATCGCCTTGCGACACGACACCGTAAGGCGATTTTCCATTCAAAAAATAATTAAACTTTATGAAAATATGCAAAGAAAAGAAAACAGAGGTTAGACGCAATTAATAACGTGTTATCATATCTTGTAATTCCGATCACATGTTCAGCCGGCGAGGAGGAAAAAAATTATAGTAGGTCTATCTTCGAGACTGAATAGGACTATTGAAGTAATACTAGGCAGCGTTAGAGCTCCTCGGGATTTGTAGGACGCTGCACATTGCTGATACTGAGTATTTGTGAGCATTGTTGCGAATCACGCTGATTAATCTTCGGGGGTACGATTGGCTTTCTCGGAAAACGAACCAGACCGCTCGCTTTGTTGGATCCAGCGGTCAATAGCGGATGCAGTTAAGTCGTATTCCCGAACGATGTCGCCTCGTGCTTTATCGCCTTCGTAAAGTTGAACCATCTGACGCTTAAATTCAGCTGTAAACGTGCGTCTTGCTTGCTGCATGGTAGTTTTGCTCCTTGTCTGTTTTGCTCATTCTACTCGCCCTCAATTTATTTGTCCAACTTACTGTAGCCGATCCAAAGAACTTTATTTTACCTCACCAAATTGATGAGGAAAAATAAAGTTCTTTACATTTTTAGGGGATTTTACTCAGCAGCGCTGGTGGAAGGGGAAGCTGCCGGCAGATTCCAACTCGGACAGGAAGAATATGGACAGCAATACGGTCAACCGCTAAACTTATAATACAAGTTGCGCTCATCCCAGGAAGGGAGAGGTCGGTTTGATCAGACAGTTGGCACATGTTAAACCAGATAAGAGGCGGCCGTATTCCCTTCGAAACCGGCTGCTTGTCATTTTGCCCCTCACTGCACTTACTCCGCTTATTCTCATCGGCGGCATATCGTACTATTCCATGCAATCCATATTGGAAAACAAAACGAAAGCCGGCATTATTAGTCACCTTCACGAGGTAAAAGTATCGCTCGACAATACCTTGAATCAATTAAACCACGTCTCTCAGCAGCTGGCCTACGATGGTGTAGTCGGGCAGAACATGGAGAAATATTTAACCGCGGAATCATACAGGAAGAAGAAACTGGAGGAGGAGATCGAGAAGGAAATCAGCATGATCGGCTTCACGAATCCCGATCTGGGGCTTGTCTTTTATTATTCTGCCGTAGATGGGAGACGCTACTTTCAAAATTATTCCGTGAATGCGTCGGTTCCGGTTAACGACCTTCCCCGATTAATGAAAGCGAATCAGATTACCTATTACGGTCCTCACAAATCGCTAAATTTGCTTGACGGACGGCTTGTCTTCTCTGCGATCCGGCAGGTGAAGCTTGATGAAAGAGACGACATCTATGTATACATGGAGACAAGCTATAAGCGGATCGACAGCATACTTAGGAGCGACGACGTTCACACGGGATTTATCCATCTGATCGTGGACGACCACGGGAGAATCGCTTACAGCGAGCAGACGGATGCTTTTTCCGTCGGGGATGAATTCCCTGCGCTTGATCCCGGAGAGGATAACGTGCTGAAGGGGTACTACGCTTTTGAAGAGACGGGCAATCAGTCTTGGAAAGTCGTCACGTTGATCGATAAGAGAACCTATAAGTTCGAAATTAACCGCTGGATTGGGCAGTATTCCTTCATTGGCTTTGTGTCCATTGCCCTCAGCTGCTTGTTAGCTGGCTTGCTCTGGCGTACTCTCTATCGTCCGCTGCGAAATTTAATGTTGGATATCCGAGAC encodes:
- a CDS encoding helix-turn-helix domain-containing protein, coding for MAQEQIHKKIGKNLQNIRKARSLSLDQVAELTGVSKAMLGQIERGDSNPTISILWKIVNGLHISFTSLIEDNVPKVTHIRLDEIEPFLEADGNYRAFPIVPFEQKKQFEIYTVEIDVGCTYASEAHYEGVEEYILMISGELQLRIQDDAYALKAGDAIHFSADQPHVYVNIADEKTKFNTIICYPL
- the tdh gene encoding L-threonine 3-dehydrogenase, encoding MKGTMIGLVKEVRAPGAVLREIPIPLCGPDEVLVKVKATSICGTDVHIYKWDKWAESVVVTPNVFGHEFAGVVEEIGNQVTNVKIGDHVSAEGHMVCGVCKACRTGNAHVCPNTVSFGITAPGCFTEYAVVKASNVIINKRDMPFELACLQDPLGNAVQTVLAGDIVGKSVVIIGTGPIGLMAVAVAKASGAGGVIAVDVNAYRLSLAKQMGADYTINSREESMVDAIRSYTRGEGAEVVLEMSGYPDAIRDGFEASASAARVSLLGIPTQEVAIDLSRHIIFKGLRVEGITGRRMYQTWYQLKGLLDQDRIDLKPLITHTFSLKDYEKAFELMISGQCGKIVFLHDTDEALSTLKECVIHG
- a CDS encoding glycine C-acetyltransferase, which encodes MANWNTLVQELEQLKKEGRYRPLTVWESGSNAWMTLKGRSVLQMSSNNYLGLTDHPGMKKAAIQAVDKYGVGSGSVRTITGTLDIQHQLELELAQFKGTEAALVFQSGFTANQGILGSLLGPEDVVISDELNHASIIDGIRLTKAQRKVFAHKNMDQLEAALQASAGFQKRIVVTDGVFSMDGDIAPLPTIVELAEKYDAFVYVDDAHASGVLGKNGKGSTDHFGLHGRVHIQIGTLSKAIGAVGGYVACDQVLKDYLIHKARPFLFSTSHTPAVTATCLAAIQVLQQSGDLIAKLWENATYFRSKVQALGFDTGMSETPIIPIIVGNPAMTMQFSDLLLQEGVFAQGIVYPTVAMDKGRVRFIITAQHTREDLDFALNALHHAGKQLNLI
- a CDS encoding DUF2179 domain-containing protein, with amino-acid sequence MSWDLISIFVFEFLFVTVMTFRWIILVKGSKYLSAAICILEQSLNIVALSMVVTQFDDPLRIIVFALGYAIGSIAGSVIEERLALGYTQLQIITSISTNLAQKLRDLGGIGVTEWTVLGKEQERLMLMIVIRRKWAVRLLDKIQEIDPEAFIVEMAPQAYRGGYMPQQLKSRFF
- a CDS encoding transposase; translation: MQQARRTFTAEFKRQMVQLYEGDKARGDIVREYDLTASAIDRWIQQSERSGSFSEKANRTPED
- a CDS encoding sensor histidine kinase, coding for MIRQLAHVKPDKRRPYSLRNRLLVILPLTALTPLILIGGISYYSMQSILENKTKAGIISHLHEVKVSLDNTLNQLNHVSQQLAYDGVVGQNMEKYLTAESYRKKKLEEEIEKEISMIGFTNPDLGLVFYYSAVDGRRYFQNYSVNASVPVNDLPRLMKANQITYYGPHKSLNLLDGRLVFSAIRQVKLDERDDIYVYMETSYKRIDSILRSDDVHTGFIHLIVDDHGRIAYSEQTDAFSVGDEFPALDPGEDNVLKGYYAFEETGNQSWKVVTLIDKRTYKFEINRWIGQYSFIGFVSIALSCLLAGLLWRTLYRPLRNLMLDIRDVNDRKLTAPVRRSNNLEFDLIHSELDHMRGRIVRLIDEVASNEKQKAELEVEKLMNQINPHFLLNTLDTIRWMARSEGQLEIDRLISMLNKLLHYNLGKDGEASINDELEAVRNYVQLQEVRYHVRFQVNVQVDSRVLDVSIPRFILQPLVENALHHGLDSDGVIEVEIIQHGTANLLIAVRDNGRGMSEEQIERLMQGKPDGHGKLGMGIGLQYVVRMLKAKYEEQASFRIASQLGQHTTVTLELPLRIIGDAADEKSASGG